The window ATAGTCACCTCGCCGCCAACCTCATGGGCAAGAGAAGTCATGCTGACGCCGGTCAGGCCGCAGGGATTGATCCAACCGAATGGCTCAAGCGATGGATTGACGTTCAAGGCCAGCCCATGGAAGCTGACACCATGCCGGATGGCGATACCGATACTGCCCATCTTCTTATTACCAACCCACACCCCATGATTGCGCTCGTCGCGGCGGGCAGTCACTCCCACCCCGGCAGCAAGATGAATCATCAACTCTTCGAGCTTTTCAACATACTCTGTTACTGTCAGGCCGGCCTGTTTCAGGTGGATAATCGGATAGATCACCAACTGCCCTGGCCCGTGATAGGTAATCACACCGCCACGCTCAATCGGTATCACCGGGATGTTTTTCTCGGCAAGGAACTGATCTGAAACCATCAGGAACTCCCTACCGCCACGTCGGCCGAGGGTGTAGACGGGTGGGTGCTCCACCACTAAAAAGATATCGCCGCAGCCAGCCTCTTTGTCATTGGGCTTTAGGTTGCGGCGATATTCTACCAGACTGGTTTGCAGCTTATAGACAGCCTGGTACTCCATGAGTCCCAGGCTGCAGAATGAGCCGTTCATAACACTCCTACCTACCCGCAAAGACACGGCTTACGCGCCGCCAGTGTCTCATCCAGACGCTTCAGCTTGGTGCGGGTTGGTGCCTCGTGGAGTAGATCCGGGTTGGTTTTGGCCTCCTCCAGAATATGCAGGATCGATTCGATAAACTGATCGATATCTTCCTTACATTCAGTCTCCGTAGGCTCAATCATGATCGCACCCGGCACCACCAACGGGAAATAGACCGTCGGCGGATGAAAACCATAATCAATCAGGCGCTTAGCAATATCAAGCGTGGTGATCTTCAATTCCTGCTGTCTACTGTCGGAGAAGACACACTCGTGCATGCACGG of the Desulfosediminicola ganghwensis genome contains:
- the lipB gene encoding lipoyl(octanoyl) transferase LipB, which translates into the protein MNGSFCSLGLMEYQAVYKLQTSLVEYRRNLKPNDKEAGCGDIFLVVEHPPVYTLGRRGGREFLMVSDQFLAEKNIPVIPIERGGVITYHGPGQLVIYPIIHLKQAGLTVTEYVEKLEELMIHLAAGVGVTARRDERNHGVWVGNKKMGSIGIAIRHGVSFHGLALNVNPSLEPFGWINPCGLTGVSMTSLAHEVGGEVTIDRLTQSLPQQLERIFPHTFTEIRPDQLPLSKTAEESRTSSTEEKCNGRM